GGCGTGTATGCAGGAATGCCCTGTGATGATCGAGCACGTGCCGCTGATTGTGGATTTGCGACGGCATCTGGTGTTGATGCAGGGCGAGGCCCCGGCGCAGCTGCAGACCATGTTCGCCAATCTGGAGAGCAAGTATACTCCCTGGGCCTTTAGCCCGCAGGATCGCGCCTCTTGGGCTGAGGGGTTGGACATTCCCACGATGGCCGAGCTGGCCGCCCGCGGGGAGGTTCCGGAGGTGCTCTTTTGGGTCGGCTGCGCTGGCTCCTTTGATGATCGCTACAAGCGCGTCACGCGCGCCTTGGCCGCCCTGCTCAAGCAGGCCGGCGTGCGCTTCGCCATCTTGGGCCTAGAGGAACGCTGTACGGGCGATCCGGCCCGCCGATCGGGTAACGAATACCTGGCCCAGATGCTCATCCAGGAGAACGTAGCCACGCTCAACGGATACGGGGTGCGCAAGATCGTTACGGCCTGCCCGCACTGCTTCAACATCCTGCGCCATGAGTATCCCCAGTTTGGCGGCCACTACGAGGTGGTGCACCATAGCCAATTCCTGAAGGAGCTTCTGGCCTCAGGCCGGCTGCAGGTGCAGGCGGAGGCCTTCTCAGGCAAGCGCCTAACCTATCACGACTCCTGTTATCTGGGTCGGGCTAACGGCCTGTACGAGGAGCCGCGGGCGATCTTGGAGGCCCTTCAGGCGGAGCTCGTGGAGATGGAGCGCTCTCGGTCGCGCGGCTTCTGCTGTGGGGCGGGAGGAGCGCAGATGTGGATGGAGGAGCAGCCGGGGCGCAAGCGCGTCAACGTAGAGCGCGCTGAAGAGGCCCTGCGCACAGGGGCTGAGGTCGTGGCCACCGCCTGCCCGTTCTGCATGACCATGCTGCGCGACGGAGTAGCGGCCCAGGGCGCTTCTCTACCGGTCCTGGACGTGGCGGAGCTCTTGGCCCAGGCGGCTCAACCTGCTGCCCATTCAGCGTCGTGAGGATTCTCCTCTCGCTTACGGCTCTGGGGATCTGTCTGGGGGCCTGCACGGGGCAATGGGAGGCGGCGCAGGACGCCTTCGTGCGGCAGGCCTGGGAGGCCCCTCGCGGCTTTACCCGCACCGATCCAACGGGGCGCGTGCTAGAGGAGGACCTGGACGATTGGCGTACGGCTCCGCTGTTTAGGGGGATCCTGCTTATCCATCCTCCCTATCCCAACCCTACGCGCGGAGAGGACCTGCGGCTACCTGTGGAGGTGCTCGCCTTTAGTGGCCTCTCTGGGGGGTTAGAGGGTTGGGCGGCAGACCTGCAGGGGCGTCCGGTGCGGCTGTTCCGGTACGGGCAGTTTGCGGGGCCCGGCCTGTATACAATCCGTTTCTCGCTTGCGGTGCTGGCCCCAAACCTGAACTGGGCCTCTTTGCGGGGGCTACATCGTGTGCGCATCTTCGACGAGCAGGGGCGGATGGTAACATACGGGGACGTAATGCTGGAATAGCGTCTCATCCAAAGGTTTTCCGGTGTGCTAGCTTGGGCCGGCCTCGGCCCGGAGCCGCCTCCTTGATGTGCGGCATCTCGGCCTGGCTGTGTGCCCTTGAGTTTGCGAGGTCGCCGGCGAGGCTTGGGGGGAATGCGTCCTCTGCTTGAACTTGGCGTCGGTCGTCTCAAGGGCCGGCGCAAGGCGATCACAAGGGCGATCCGCCTATGGGGCGTTATCTGGTGCGCAGGCTGGCCGGGGGCGGCCTGTTGCTGATGCTCCTTTCCTGGCTGGCCTTTGCCCTGCGCTCTTGCATGCCGGGCGATCCGGCCTTGCAGCGGCTCGTGCAGGAGGGCCAACGCGCCCCGGCTGAGCTAGAGCGCGAGTTGGCGCTATACCGAGCCCGCATGGGGCTGGATCGGCCGCCGTTTTACGTGCATCTGGGCACATGGGCCGATCCCCCTTACTGGGAGCCGAATCCGGAGCGACGGGCGCTACTGGTGCGGCGGGCTCGCCGGGAAGGCGGATGGCGCGCCTGGATCCCGCGCCTTTTTTGGCATGGCGCAGACAATCAATATCACCGTTGGCTCTCCGGGCTTTGGCGCGGGGACTGGGGCGTTTCTTATCGAGACGGCCGGCCCGTGTGGGCGCTGCTGCGGGAGCGGTTGCCGGTGACGGTGGCGCTTTCAGGGCTGAGTCTGCTGTTTACGCTAGTGCTCGCCGTGGGGATCGGCGCGTACCTGGGGATGCGCCGGTTTTCCCGAGTTGACCGGCTGGGCACCGTCGCGCTGCTGGTTTTGTACGCCCTGCCTTCGTTCTGGATCGCTACTTTGCTGTTGATGCTCTTCGCCTCGGGCGGCCCGCTGGGGGTTTTTCCGAGCGGAGGGGTCTTTTCGCCCGAACATCGGCCCGATTGGCCTTGGTATCGACGTCTGGCTGACGTCGCCTGGCATCTGGCCTTGCCTGTGGCCGTGTACGTGCTCAGCGCCCTTCCCTACGCGGTTCGTCAGGTGCAGAGCGCCGTGGCCGAGCTTATGGCCTCTGAGCTTGTGCTCGCCCTGCGCGCAAGGGGGCTTTCGGAGCGCCGTCTGCTTTGGGCTCATGTCCTGCCCAACGCTCTGCTACCTGTGCTGACGTGGCTAGGGGGGATTTTTGCGGGTTTCCTGAGCGGAAGCGTAATCGTGGAGACGGTCTTCTCCATACCCGGCATGGGGCAGGCCGCTTACGAGGCGATCCTGGCGCGCGACTACCCGGTGGTGCTCGCGGTCATGCTGCTGGGCGGTGTGATGACCGTGCTCAGCCTGCTTCTGACGGATCTGCTGTACGCGTGGGCCGATCCGCGCATCCGGCTGGAGGGGAGGCGCTGATCTGGTGCGCGCGCTCTGGGCGCATCCGCTAGGCCGAACGGGCCTGATCATCTTGGGCTTTTGGGCCCTGCTGGCCCTGCTGGCCGATCTGCTGGCGGGCTCTTGGCCCATCATAGCGCGCTACGAGGGGCGCTACCGGTTGCCCGCTCTGGAGCAGCACCTGGTTCGCTGGGGGTGGATGCGCTGGCCAGAGTCCATGGCCGCCTTAAGCGGTGAACAGGTCCCCTGGGAGTGGGCGCTGTGGCCGCTTGTGCCCTACGGGCCGAGCTCTATGGACTTCGCGCACGCCTTCGCAAGCCCCCTGGACCCGCAGGTTGGTTTAGGGCTGCGGCGTCGGCACTGGCTGGGGACCGATCAGCTGGGGCGGGATGTGCTGGCGGCGATTCTGCATGGGGCCCGCCTTAGCCTCGCCATCGGGCTTTTGGCCACGGTGTTGGCCGCCGTGCTGGGCGGGCTTCTGGGCGCGTTAGCCGGATTTTGGGGAAACGAGGCCCGCCTGCGGCGCGCCCACTTGCTCGTAGGAGGGCTTTGGGGGGGCTGGCTGCTGTGGGCCGCGCTCCACATGGGGCCATACGCCTCCGGATGGACGTGGGCGGGTGTGCTGCTTCTGTGGGCGCTCTCGGGGGCGGGCGCGCTCTGGGCGCTGATGCGTCGCGTGCGTTGGGCAAGTCGGCGCGTCCGCTTGCCCCTGGATAGCTTGGTGCTGCGGTTGCTTGAGCTGGAGCTAAGCGTGCCGCGTCTGCTGCTGGCGCTGGCCCTGTTGGCGGTTCTTCCTTCCGGCGTGGGCACGGTTGTGCTTCTTGTGGGCTTGATCACCTGGACGTCCGTGGCCCGATATCTGAGGGCGGAGCTCCTGCGCGTGCGCGCCTTGGAATACATATTGGCCGCTCGCAGCGTGGGGATTTCCGAAGGACGTATCTTATGGCGCCATGCGTTGCCCAACGCCCTCGGGCCGGCGTTGGTGGCGCTCTCCTTCGGGGCCGCCAACGCCATCCTGATCGAGTCCGCTTTGAGCTTTCTGGGCCTGGGCGTGCCCGCGCACGTGCTCACCTGGGGGCGGCTGCTAGCGGAGGCGCGCGCGGCCTCGTTTGCCTGGTGGCTGGCCTTTTTCCCGGGCCTTTGTCTGTTCTCCGTGTTGTTCGCTTGCGTATTGCTGGGCGAAGCGTGGCGCGATCTGCTTGAGCCCCGATTGCGCGCTCGTTGGGAGGCCATGCAAACCGGATAGGACCGATGGAGCCCATTTGGTACCCCAGTGAAGCCTACTGGCATGGTTCCTGGCTAGAGCGGCTCTGCGCCCACATGGGCGAGGCCGACTATGAGGGGCTGTATCGGCGAAGCCTCGAGGAGCCGGACCGTTTCTGGGCGGC
The Bacteroidota bacterium DNA segment above includes these coding regions:
- a CDS encoding ABC transporter permease; this encodes MGRYLVRRLAGGGLLLMLLSWLAFALRSCMPGDPALQRLVQEGQRAPAELERELALYRARMGLDRPPFYVHLGTWADPPYWEPNPERRALLVRRARREGGWRAWIPRLFWHGADNQYHRWLSGLWRGDWGVSYRDGRPVWALLRERLPVTVALSGLSLLFTLVLAVGIGAYLGMRRFSRVDRLGTVALLVLYALPSFWIATLLLMLFASGGPLGVFPSGGVFSPEHRPDWPWYRRLADVAWHLALPVAVYVLSALPYAVRQVQSAVAELMASELVLALRARGLSERRLLWAHVLPNALLPVLTWLGGIFAGFLSGSVIVETVFSIPGMGQAAYEAILARDYPVVLAVMLLGGVMTVLSLLLTDLLYAWADPRIRLEGRR
- a CDS encoding ABC transporter permease, giving the protein MRALWAHPLGRTGLIILGFWALLALLADLLAGSWPIIARYEGRYRLPALEQHLVRWGWMRWPESMAALSGEQVPWEWALWPLVPYGPSSMDFAHAFASPLDPQVGLGLRRRHWLGTDQLGRDVLAAILHGARLSLAIGLLATVLAAVLGGLLGALAGFWGNEARLRRAHLLVGGLWGGWLLWAALHMGPYASGWTWAGVLLLWALSGAGALWALMRRVRWASRRVRLPLDSLVLRLLELELSVPRLLLALALLAVLPSGVGTVVLLVGLITWTSVARYLRAELLRVRALEYILAARSVGISEGRILWRHALPNALGPALVALSFGAANAILIESALSFLGLGVPAHVLTWGRLLAEARAASFAWWLAFFPGLCLFSVLFACVLLGEAWRDLLEPRLRARWEAMQTG